Proteins from a single region of Bactrocera neohumeralis isolate Rockhampton unplaced genomic scaffold, APGP_CSIRO_Bneo_wtdbg2-racon-allhic-juicebox.fasta_v2 cluster10, whole genome shotgun sequence:
- the LOC126765103 gene encoding uncharacterized protein LOC126765103, which yields MFDMQRSKRKVWTKAETLLFLKCYNERKDEFLHARKKKSAYENVLEDMIYQGFADTTVNSAALVAKMRTLLKAYKTAKDNENQTGTSPCTIPYMTEMDEIFGESYLVSNNHTINIGTDPQEALVESSVKGF from the exons ATGTTTGACATGCAGAGAag cAAAAGAAAAGTTTGGACAAAGGCCGAGACACTCCTATTCCTGAAATGCTACAATGAGAGGAAGGATGAGTTCCTGCATGCGCGGAAGAAAAAGTCCGCTTATGAAAACGTCTTGGAGGACATGATATATCAAGGATTTGCA GATACAACGGTTAATTCGGCTGCCCTTGTAGCAAAAATGCGAACGCTTTTGAAGGCGTATAAAACAGCGAAAGACAATGAGAATCAGACTGGAACTTCTCCGTGCACAATACCGTATATGACGGAAATGGACGAAATTTTTGGCGAAAGTTATTTAGTGTCCAACAACCATACCATAAACATTGGGACAGATCCTCAAGAGGCATTGGTTGAATCTAGcg tAAAGGGGTTTTAA